Proteins encoded by one window of Salmonirosea aquatica:
- a CDS encoding NADPH-dependent FMN reductase, with product MITIVSGTNRPNSKTIEVAEFYQQLLASHQVESQILDLAKLPADFTFTALYGNVGKNEEFNVLRSLMDASQKFVFVVPEYNNSFPGVFKAFIDGLSYPNALQYKKCALVGLSDGVQGNALGLSHLTDVLNYLGMHVLAQKVRIPFMQKNFVKGKIADRFIDQLIDDQARLFLAF from the coding sequence ATGATTACGATCGTTTCTGGCACCAATCGCCCTAATTCCAAAACAATTGAGGTTGCCGAATTTTACCAGCAATTGCTCGCCAGCCACCAGGTCGAAAGTCAGATTCTGGATCTGGCCAAACTCCCCGCTGACTTCACTTTTACGGCCTTGTATGGTAATGTAGGCAAGAATGAAGAATTCAATGTGTTGCGAAGCCTGATGGATGCTTCGCAAAAATTCGTATTCGTTGTGCCGGAATACAACAATTCCTTTCCCGGCGTTTTCAAAGCGTTCATCGACGGGCTGAGCTACCCTAACGCTTTACAATATAAGAAGTGCGCATTGGTGGGCCTTTCGGATGGTGTACAAGGCAATGCCCTAGGTTTGAGTCATCTTACGGATGTACTTAACTATTTAGGTATGCATGTGCTGGCTCAAAAAGTCAGGATTCCGTTCATGCAAAAGAATTTTGTAAAAGGAAAAATTGCCGACCGATTCATTGATCAGCTCATCGATGATCAGGCCCGGCTATTTCTGGCGTTTTGA
- a CDS encoding glycerophosphodiester phosphodiesterase, whose amino-acid sequence MKKFVLLLGFGSLFFTVLASLVAKKRSTTYVIAHRGAWKNTNSPQNSLASLREAARLGCYGSEFDVHMAADSGLFVNHDHTIQEVPIEKSTSATLAAVKLSNGETLPTLLEYLTLGRELKKTRLILEIKTSQLGKERSLALAEKCVEMVRKTKTRPLVDYIAFDYDVCKKVKELDPKAKVTYLNGDKTPAQVAADGLDGLDYNQNVYKKNESWIQEAQQHKQTLNAWTVNDSTSMAWFVAKGFDFLTTDEPERLLDLTKK is encoded by the coding sequence ATGAAAAAATTCGTTCTTCTTCTCGGCTTCGGTTCACTCTTCTTTACAGTTCTTGCGAGCCTTGTTGCCAAAAAGCGTAGCACAACCTACGTAATTGCCCATCGGGGTGCTTGGAAAAACACCAATTCTCCACAAAATTCCCTGGCTTCCCTGCGGGAAGCAGCCCGGCTAGGTTGTTATGGCAGTGAGTTCGACGTGCACATGGCTGCTGACTCGGGACTTTTCGTTAATCATGATCACACGATTCAGGAAGTTCCGATCGAAAAAAGTACATCGGCTACTCTGGCGGCGGTAAAACTAAGTAATGGCGAAACGCTGCCAACTCTGTTGGAATACCTTACTCTGGGTAGAGAACTTAAAAAGACGCGGCTGATATTAGAGATCAAGACCTCGCAACTGGGTAAGGAACGGTCGTTGGCGCTAGCCGAAAAGTGTGTGGAAATGGTAAGGAAAACCAAAACCCGACCCTTGGTGGACTACATCGCATTTGACTATGACGTGTGTAAAAAAGTGAAGGAACTGGACCCAAAGGCAAAGGTGACCTACCTTAATGGAGACAAAACGCCCGCCCAGGTAGCTGCTGATGGCCTCGACGGACTGGATTACAACCAGAATGTGTACAAAAAGAATGAGTCGTGGATTCAGGAAGCCCAGCAGCACAAGCAGACCCTGAATGCATGGACCGTAAATGATAGCACGTCCATGGCGTGGTTTGTGGCAAAGGGATTTGATTTTCTCACGACCGATGAACCCGAACGCCTGCTGGATTTAACCAAAAAATGA